From a region of the Cygnus atratus isolate AKBS03 ecotype Queensland, Australia chromosome 3, CAtr_DNAZoo_HiC_assembly, whole genome shotgun sequence genome:
- the NAPB gene encoding beta-soluble NSF attachment protein, with translation MDSTGKEREAVQLMAEAEKRVKGSHSFLRGLFGGNTRIEEACEMYTRAANMFKIAKNWSAAGNAFCQAAKLHMQLQSKHDSATSFVDAGNAYKKADPQEAINCLNAAIDIYTDMGRFTIAAKHHITIAEIYEAELVDIEKAIAHYEQAADYYKGEESNSSANKCLLKVAAYAAQLEQYQKAIEIYEQVGTNTMDNPLLKYSAKEYFFKAALCHFIVDELNAKLALEKYEEMFPAFTDSRECKLLKKLLEAHEEQNCEAYTEAVKEFDSISRLDQWLTTMLLRIKKSIQGEGDGDLK, from the exons ATGGACAGCACGGGCAAGGAGCGGGAGGCCGTGCAGCTGATGGCCGAGGCCGAGAAGCGGGTGAAGGGCTCGCACTCCTTCCTGCGGGGGCTCTTTGG GGGCAACACCCGCATCGAGGAAGCCTGTGAAATGTACACCAGGGCTGCAAACATGTTCAAGATCGCCAAAAACTGGAGCG ctgcaggaaaTGCGTTCTGTCAGGCGGCCAAACTGCacatgcagctgcagagcaagcaCGATTCGGCCACCAGTTTTGTGGACGCTGGGAACGCCTACAAAAAAGCAGACCCACAAG AGGCCATCAACTGCTTAAATGCAGCTATTGATATCTACACCGACATG GGGCGGTTCACCATCGCTGCCAAGCATCACATCACCATTGCGGAGATCTACGAGGCTGAGCTGGTAGACATTGAAAAG GCGATTGCACACTATGAGCAGGCTGCAGACTATTACAAAGGAGAAGAGTCCAACAG TTCCGCCAACAAGTGTCTGCTGAAGGTCGCAGCCTATGCCGCGCAGCTGGAGCAGTACCAGAAGGCGATAGAAATCTACGAGCAG GTTGGAACAAACACAATGGATAACCCTTTGCTCAAGTACAGCGCGAAAGAGTATTTCTTCAAGGCCGCTCTGTGCCACTTCATTGTGGATGAGCTGAACGCCAAG CTTGCTCTtgagaaatatgaagaaatgttCCCAGCGTTCACAGATTCACGGGAATGCAAGCTATTGAAA AAACTGCTGGAAGCCCACGAGGAGCAAAACTGCGAGGCATACACTGAGGCT gtGAAAGAATTCGATTCAATATCGCGGTTGGATCAGTGGCTTACAACCATGTTGCTTCGCATCAAAAAGTCAATTCAAGGAGAAGGGGATGGGGACCTAAAGTGA